TCTTTGTGGACATGATTTCTATTTTGTCCTCGTAGATTTCGGCTCTGATGACCAGCAGGTTCCTGTTTTTTCTGACCAGCTCTTGTGGAATCCGTACTGATTTGTCGCCGCCGTCTGAACCAATGAGGGTCAGCCGTCTGTCAGTCCTCAGCCATCGTCATGGAAACCTGACATTtggaccgtgtgtgtgtgtgtgtgtgtgtgtgtgtgtgtgtgtgtgtgtgtgtgtgtgtgtgtgtgtgtgtgtgtgtgcttaccaGTCTCTAgctcatttgtctttttaagaTAATTAACGACAGCAGGAATGTGATTGGTCCTTGATCCGGGTTACATCCACCCCTCCAGGGTGTCTTGCTGGGGGTGGGAGGAGGGCTGCGACCTGAACAGAGCTGACGGGGAAGTGTTCAGATTTCCGGTCCACTCCTGAACGCGTCCTCTGCGGAGACGGCCGGACGCCTGGACCTGAGCATGGCTCTTTAGTTTGCACTTAGTTTTCTGTTGATCTGCATCGGACGAGCACTTTCACCGGCGTCATGTTTGAGTTTGAACTGCACTGAAGGAACGCGGCTGAGTTTTTGTCCTTAAGTCACTCGTTTGTGTCTGAAGTCTCGTGGTCACGCTGGCGTCTCTGTGGGACGCTGCTGTCGTCTCTGGTCCACCGTCACCTTCATGCTCggtctgtccgtccgtctgcaTCAGGCTGCAGgtcctcctctctgcacctccgtgttttttctgaaaaacagaTTCCTCgatgagtggaggagagaagctGTCGCTTTGTGTTCGTtacttttactttgtgtttctcaatttgtcattttgtgctgCTTGAATATCGAGAGCAAAGCTGAAAGATGTGATttaataaagataaataaagtgTTAAAAATTCACCgactcagctgttttcttctgttggtCACGTGTCCCCCCCCCGTGATCTCCTGGTGTCCCCTCGAAGAGTCAGAGGTGATGGTTGGCTCGTTGTCTCATCGTCTCTGTTAGTGGACGTAGCATTCTTTGTTGGACAGTCAAActcttcctctgtggaggacaatGAAGGTCTGCTGCTAATACAATAAATTAgtttccacaataaaacacttccagcGTGACATGGACAGAGACGCTGTCATCgactagtttgcccatgaaatcactgttagcgCAGTCTGCAGTTACAGGCACCATGGACGCCATCGCAAAAATCAAaccaaatcaaattatactcTCATCAAAACTGTAGttaatcaaatctttccagaacatattcagcatatacagtatttggcagacaatatgcaatcaatacaactattgACAATCCAACATTTGGAGagcacaacataacacaactcagCATTTAGTAACACACTCGCTCATCACTCGACGACTGAACGGTAATTCCCTTAAAGAAATGGTGGAGTtgcagttgctagccatgtcgATCTTGCAGTCCCGAGTCCCGACAGTGCGCtgagtatctttttttttcGTGCGCTGTGCGTATAGTCCGAGCATCAGTGCGTATGAAGAGTCTGCTGCGAAATGTTTAAATCCGGACGGTCGGGTCCCAAATCCTTCACCCTCTTCTTGTCCACGTCTGACTGACGAAAAAATGGAGTTTCACGTAGAGAGACAATCGAGTTTTCCTTCACCACAGTCGCCATCCTTCCTTCACAGTCTCCGCTagccatcttttctcttctctggaaATAGTTACAGCTGTGGCGCGAATGCTTGCTGATGGACGTGATCGATTCGATGAATTGTCCAATCACGCTAACATTAAGaaattggaaaacaatgccattGGTCTGGGCGCACAGAGGTGCAAACTAGAAGCGAATTTTCACACGCCAATGAAAAGCTGTCTGTTCGTAAACAATAAAAAGGTTTGCTAGCTCTCATAGCCTCCGGTTTTACCGGCGCCCTTGAGGAGGAGGCGGGCATTATATCCAATGGCAAATCGCAAGTCTAGCCTAAAGTCGGACGCATTTAATGGTTGCTGGCAGTGTGGCGGGTACCAGTACACCACTGCACAAGTAAAAACGccatgtatttttgtttatttatttcgtaTTTGTTAGGTTTGACTGATTCATGGTTGATCTTGGTAGATATATAAAAGAGTCAATATTAAATGGGAGCGCCCTCTATTGACCAGCCGCCACTGTGTTTATCACAGTAAGAAATCTATcagtctctggtctctttaggccattgtgtcccctgtgtctgctgtcctcttgtctctggtctctttaggccattgtgtcccctgtgtctgctgtcctcttgtctctggtctctttaggtcattgtgtcccctgtgtctgctgtcctcttgtctctggtctctttaggtcattgtgtcccctgtgtctgctgtcctcttgtctctggtctctttaggtcattgtgtcccctgtgtctgctgtcctcttgtctctggtctctttaggcAATtctgtcccctgtgtctgctgtccccttgtctctggtctctgtagatcattgtgtcccctgtgtctgctgtcctcttgtctctggtctctgtagatcattgtgtcccctgtgtctgctgtcctcttgtctctggtctctttagatgaTGGTGTCTCCTcgttcatgtctcagcaggacgttcctgttggagttggtggagctcattttaaactgatgattcttttcattctggatcaatcagctgatcatttcctccatcgatTGATCGATGAACGATCACTGAAACCATCATCACTAAAGAggctcattttctgtcagtccacTGCTTTCATTTATGACAAAACATCAGATTTGATCAACTcttcatatgtttgtgtgtaaaaactgTAAACTTCAGTTCGTAGCAGCAGTGCTAATAGTAGTACTACCTAGTAGCCTCCCTCAGATACTACTGGACTGGAGTGAATTTACTGAGTTCCACTAAGCAcggactgaggaggaggaggaggaggagaggttaCTGTGGGTCATCTGTCTGTGGAGGATGAAGGTGTCTCCTCCGTCCACAcggtgtgctgctgcagccggacagtgtgtgtgtgtgtgtgtgtgtgtgtgtgtgtgtgtgtgtgcgtgcgtgtgcgtgtgtgtgtgtgtgtgtgtgtgtcctttaactgcacacatcacacactgtttcACCCGCTGAACATCTGGATCATTAaataatgaagcagaaataaCTGACAGGCGCGTCAGCCGCTGCTCCGCTGCTGTAAACAAGCCGCTGCCTTTAAACTACAACTCCCAGCATCCTCCAGCGCGTCAGCCCTCATTCTCACTGATCTGCTgaattttatttctgtttgttctctTCGTGTTGGACTGATCGGCCGTCAGCTGTGCGGAGGGCAGATAACGGCAGAATAAAGTGGGAATAAGCGGCAGGTGCTGGCGCGGTGATGAGGTGAAGCGccgcccctcctcctcctcctcctgcctggcACCGTAAATGTTATTTATGAATGCCGCCGCTCGCGGGCGTGTGCGCGCACATTCTTCATTAGTATGTTTTAATAATTACAGGACGCTGGCCGCTGACTGTAGCCGATGTTTGGGTTAGTCCCGGACGCCGCGCTGCCCGCTGTGAGCGGCTGAATCCAGACTTTAATTCATTGTGGTGGCTTTGGTGCTTTGAACGGCGGCGGCAGGCGGAGCGGCGCGTTCCGCTCTTTAATAATACTGGGTCAATACACCGAGTGCCGCCGCTGTCTGCCAGCCCGCCGCATCCACCGGAGCCGCTTCAACCCGTCACCCGGAGGTGCTGTTCGACAAGGTAAGCCTGCCAGCAGCCGACAGTGAGCCAAATGACCGCTTGTTTGGTGGCTCTCCGTCTGTGGGAACTAGCTCGCCCGGGCTGATGATCCCGCAGCATCCCGCcgtgttttcctcctctcacgCTGCTCAGAGAGCTCACAGGCCGGCCAGACGTTGTTATCATCACCGCTGTTATTATTGTTCGCTAGCACGGATTCTGGGTATGGGTTAGCCTGAGAAGAATTCGGGTTTATTCAGAATTAACCTTCCTCAGTAAATGGCTGGAGGAGGGACGAGCATCGAGAACATCCCCTCTGGTCTGTGCGGGGTTTGTTTGTGAAAGCAGCGCGGCTAACGCAGCTCTCCGGCTAACGCAGCTCTCCGGCTAACGCAGCTCTCCGGCTAACGCAGCTCTCCGGCTAACGCAGCTCTCCGGCTAACGCTGGGCAGGTCAGTTAGCTTCCGTTAGCTAGCTGCTGCCCCTGGATGCAGCCAGGCGGCCAGTGTAGCTCCGCGTGAGCCCGCAGACCCGCGGAGCAGACCGGCCTGAGCCCCCGGAGTCCGTGAGGCTGTGGAAGAGGCACAAGCTTCAGTCAGCCGTTTTGTTTCAGAGAGCAAAATGGCTGAATTTATTGTGCCGACCTTGAAAGTAATAAAGAGATGACATATTATTTATAGCAAGCTAACCGCTCAGGTGATGTTGAGCTGCACGGCAGCGCTAGCTCGCTCGGTGATGTAACCGGCCCTGCTTTATTACTGCAAACCGTAATTATTAGATTTTTCTGCACCGAGTTTATGTCCAAATTTCATAACTCTTCCCCCCATATTTATTTTGTCCTCAGACTGGAAATATGTGTGTTAGCATCCCTCATTGAAAACAATGGGATCTGTTAGCCGCATGCTAGCAGCAGCCGGAGATGCCCAGCGGCCTCAGTCCGGCATCAGAGAGGCGGCGCTGCACAAAGGCCTCCGCTGCTAGGGACAGGCTGTCATCCGCGAACACAGTGCCATTATTTAACCACTACAAACCACGTGTTTAACTGGACCCCGACTAACGCTGCACCAGAGGGTCCACCGTCAGGGGCTCCACTGTGTCTCAGCTGTGGCCCCTGACCTCATTTAGACCAGGGGCCAAACCTGTCAGGACTCCATCAGTGACGGACATTGGACACCTCAGACACGTTTCACAGAACCTTCAGAGCAGATATCAAACCACAGCCTGAGCCCATGAGTATCTTCACTGACTGGGTGATCAACAGAATTAATCAAGCTGTTTTCATAATTGATTAGTCCTTTTTCAATAAAATACCAAACATGTCTTCTTCTCGGATGTGAGGGTTTTAGGTTTTTCTAAAACCGCAAAACCATCACTGTGAGGGCGTCACTTTGGGCTTTGACAAATCATCATGATCTTCAGGCTCCGTCGAGGTCAGATGGTTTCGGCTCGTATTGTTCCTTCACATCGTCCGTGTTGAATGAACCTGCGTTTAATCGATGGTCACGCTGTTACACTGAGCCCAGATGAAAACTGCATCCAGGAGGACTCGAATGTCCAGCGTCACAGGGAGTGATTTGACGAGAAGTGTCCTTGTTAACGAGGGAGCCTTTAAACAGCAGGCAGCTGATTTTAACAttacactcagtggccactcTATTAGGTACACCTGCTGGTTAATCCAAACGTCTCATCAGACGTGGTGAAGAGGCTCAGGTGTAACCAGGTGCTCCAACAGAACAGCATCTGTCAGCAGGTAACATGTGGAACCTTGAAGCGGTCGGCCCTCAGCGGGTTCCTGTCTGCTGAGAACAGGAATCGGGCCACAGCGGCACAGACTCACCTACACTGGACGGCAGAAGGTGGACAAACGTCATCCGGTCTGATGAATGTGGATCTCTGCTGCCACTCGCTGCTGGTCGGCTGAACAGCTGAATCCAAGgaccctcctgctgctggagttCGGGAACATTTCCTCGGGACCTGAGCAGCAGTACCTGAGGATCGTCGCTGACCGCCTCCATCTCATCTTCTGTTTGTGGCCTCCAGCAGGAAAACGCCTCCGTGTCCACGCTATGGAGCGATGAGTtcagtgtcctccagcagcgtCCGCTGTCAGCAGCTCACAGCTGTCCGGCCTGAAGTTTTCATGTCGGCTGGTCCTGCGGTATTAGaaaggtgtacctaataaagaGGCAGCTCTGCTGCAGCGGCCGATAGTTTGAACAGTTTGAAGCCTTTTCTCGTTTTTCATTCAAGCTGCTCACGTCGTCCACGCATTGATATCGAGTAGCACTGAAATTTAGCTCCAGATGTGAATGAATTATATTTCCGTCCGATCTGGAACTGAATCACCTGATTGGCTTGTCTGTATTCACCTGTATTGAACTTCTAAAGCAGGTCAGGTATCGGCCGTGACGCTGCTGACGTCCATATGAAGACagtttgtctgtcagtgtctgcgGCTGCAACCAACAACTGtcttaattaatcattttgtccAGAAAAAAGCATGAAATAGTGAAAACTCTCTTTAGAATTTCCTGAAGTATAATATTCAGTTTACGGtcaaacaacaaatcaaatctccacatttgagaagctggaaacagatgATCTTTGCTGACAGACTGAAACGACGAGGAAATGATCAAAATAGTTTCTAATTCAGTGGTTTTATAAACCGTATAAAACTCAAATTTTCTGCTAATTTATGAGATAAATGTTCTTGCTAAATTACCTAAAAAACACAACCTGGTTCCACAAAGTGCAGGTGATGCTAGATCTCCAATAAAGATGCTAGcatcattgttagcatgttcaGAAGCTAACATTGCCTAATAAAACCACGTAAAAGAGAGAACGTTGTTTTTCCTAAATGAGTCTAAACTCGTACTGACTtcaaatatagaaataaaaaaacagtagTTCACAGTTTTTTAACTGCTTCCTGTCGAGGACCAAAAGTACCAGCAGTTACTAAACAACACAAGCTAATCTTCAACAGCGCATTCGCTGACTAACGtttatgttaatgtgttaatgtacaaatgctaatgttaatgtGTTAACATAGAAACGCTAACGTTAATGTGCTAATGTCAAAATGCTAGTGCTAACGTTTGCGGTCATGACTCTTGATGCTTAccttctgtctccttcctctccaggTGTGTTGCCAGGGGCAACGGCTGACTGACAATGTCCTTGTGAGAGTGGGCGGGGCTACCTGGCCCTGAGGtagtaaggaggaggaggagtctcAGCCCTCAGCCCctcccccccgcccccctcctGTGACGGCCCTAACGGACAGACGCACAAACGGGCGTggctctcccctccctcctcctcttcctccttccctctcctccccgttcttcccccctcctcctccccctgtctcctcctctcccccctcccccgtCTCCCCCCTCGTCCCCTGCCACCATGCTGTGGTCGCGCTGCTGGTGGAGAGCCTGAGGAAGCAGACTCTGGAAGGCGACCCTGCTCAGCCAGGGGACTTCTACCTGGTGAGTCtcacctgcagcctcacctgcagcctcacctgCTCACAGCCGGTTCTTACACTTCCTCCTGAAAACCCGCTGTAGACAGTGAATCTGACTAACCTGAGTTTTCATGAGATACTCGTTGAAGTGATGAAATTCTTGATCTGATGAATGAAATTTTATCTGGACGAATGTACGAAGATCCTCTATAGAGAAGACGTCTCACTCTGATGGAactacagaaacacaacaaagactTGTTTGTACAGCAGCAACGTTTCTTTGACCTCATAAACAATATTTGGTGGCGTACAGATACTGAATGATCAGTAATCAGTGACATGACGAGCTGCTTCCTGAGCGTTTCGAGTCCATCGCCGTGTTTCACGTTCACTCAGGTTTTGACGGTTTTGTCGTGTTTGGTGAAACGCTGCGCTGCGACTCCAGCAGGCTGAAGCTAGAAACAGCTGTCAGCTAGCACTGCCATGAGTTTATTTAGTAAAAGTACTAAAGTCTCTTTGTGAGACTGTTTAAACTCACTAACTCAAACTAAGCCTGTCCTTCATCTGTCTTCTTGCCTTTCAGTCCCTGCTGGACCCGAAAACCCTCGCAGAGTGCTGGCCCCCTGATGGCTTGATGCCTGGTGAGTGGTCCTCACAGGACGATTACCTGAACCTTCATAGAGTACTCCAGTAATGTAGTACTCTCATTGAGAGGTCAGCTGATCTGTCTCATGTAGAGACGAAGACAGCCGAGACACATtttattcactgtgtgtgtgtgtgtgtgtgtgtgtgtgtgtgtgtgtgtgtgtgtgtgtgtgtgtgtgtgtgtgtgtgtgtgtgtgtgtgtgtgtgtgtgtgtgtgtccgtccgtCCTCTCAGAGAGCAGCTACTGGCAGCTCTGCCCTCCCTCTAAGTCCGGCCTGCAGGGGGGGTTACTGAGCTCTAGTTTCCCCCCCGGCCCCGTGCCCCTGGTCCCCCCAGATGCTCACCTCCAGGAAGGGGGCGACCCCCTGGACGGCGCCCCGTCTCAGCCGCAGCAGCACCGGCCCCTGGCGCCCAGCACCTCAGCGTCCGAGCTGTCTCTCCCCGGTGCGCCGCTGGCCCCTCCTGGCCCCgggccccctcctcctcctcccccgccCCCTAAACGCCACTGCCGCTCGCTGTCGGTGCCCGAGGACCTGTCGCGCTGCCGCTACACCTGGCGGCCCAGCGCCTCCCGGGTCTGGACTCCTGTCAGTCGTCAGCAGTGCCACGGCGGAGCAGGGGGAGGGGTCACGGGTGGCGGGGcgggggtgggaggagggggtATAGGGGCAGGTGCGGCGGTGGGAGGAGCCTGCCCTCTCCGTGctcccagctcctctctgaACTCGTCGCTGcactcctcctccagccccacCTTCTTCAGCCTTGCGCTGTCTCCGGATTCGCCGCTGCCATGGAGCTTCCCGTGGGACCCCAGTGAGGCGGCAGCGGGGGGAggagcctgctgctgctttttcccctccccgtcctcctgctcctcctcgccctcccccctccatccgcctccccctcctcagaggcgtttctccctctctcccgtGCTCATCAGAGACTCGACGGCCTCCACGTTCCTGCCTCCGCCTCCCGTGCCGACCCAGGCGCCGCCGCCTCCGCCGGGCTGCTCCGCCATAGCCGGAGCGGCCCGGGGGGGCCCAGTGCCCGCCTCGCCCTCCTCGGCCTGCAGCACGCCGTCGTCTCTGCGCCGCAGCCTGCCGCCACAGCTGCCGCGCTGCCACTCGCAGCCCTgcgacctgctgctgctcaaaccCGGTCTGAAGAGACGCCGCGACCCCGACAGACCCTGCGCTCGTCCAGTCCTCGACTTCACCAAGATGACGCAGGTACAGCACAGGTGTTTGTTCAGCCATGTTTAACTGTGTCCTTACAAATGGACGTCTGAGGGATGTtacgtcactcttttgttgtggcgtGAACTgtagatggagggcaggaagtgattttctgctctGCAGGCTCTATAACACACACCACAGGAGCTCTGTCAGGTACCTGAAGTTGTTCATGAGATgagaaatgcaagaaattgaccagaaaagatgtaaaaaatgtgtaaacGTCTGCGGCCGAGTCGTCACATCAGCTGTGGTGGCAGATTTAAAACTGAGAGACCTTTCCTTCATCTCGTccactgcagcgctcacttcctgccctccatcagAAGTCAccgtcacatgactgcaaacagccCGTCAGtgatgagaacacacacacacacacacatgcacgcacacacacgcacgcacgcacacgccaGCGGTtggcttcagctgctctgatgagTTCTGGTTTTCTTGTCGTCCCGCAGACGCGCAGCATCGACCCGCAGTGTCTGGAGCGCGGCGGCAGGCTGGCCTGCGGCGGAGACGTCTGCATGGGCATGGAGGCCTTCATGGGCGACTTCAGGCGCTCCTGCTCGCCGGCCGAGTGCCTGGGCAGGACCAGCATCGGGCCGCTGAGCGAGAGCGACGAGGAGTGCCGTGAGGACGACGACGACGGGGAGGAGGAAGCGGAGGAGCGCGAGGCGGCCCAGCAGGCGGTGTTTGAGAGGGATTGTACAGAGCTCGACTTGAACTTAATAGAAGAAAACTGACGCATTTGTAAATGGAAGGCTGttctctgtttcagttttttaagttagttttattttgaattgatccgaaccccccccccaccccacaccaccccaccccccttCCTGGACCACCATCGTCTCAATGCTCCGCGCCTCCTTGCCGCCAATCAGCAAGGCTCTCAGGAACAACACCTTCTCTCATTGGATGAGCTGGGGTAAACGAAGCCGATCGATGACGACAGTGATGATCTGACTGCCGCCGGCGAAGACTCGGCGCTGTGGCTTCAGGCGGAGTCCTCCTCTGGGCTGGAAAGCGAGGACCTCCTCCAGTAAGTCTGGTCGCCTGCGATGAGAGGAAACCTCCACAGTTTGAGTCGCAGTCGGCCGAGAGTCCTCCTGCACCTGAGCTTCGCTTACCTCTGACACATGAGGCTGCTAGCTTCAGGCTAACACGCCAGCGCGCCGCTGCTCAGGTATCTGAAGTCCAGTTGCAGAGTTTTCCCTCTTCTGTGGCCGGACTCAAACTGTCCAGGTGCTTCTCGGCGTCCAGGTGTCTTCCAACACACAGCTGTCGAGTCTCTGTAACGCTGCAGTCTGACgaggccgccgccgccgccgcgcAGCTTCAGCCTGAAACGCCATCACCAACAGCACAGACCCCAGATCTGCTCTTTGACCTGCAGCCTGCGTTTAAAGGCTCGGTtcacccaaaacacacaaacggaAAAACCACGTCAACAAACCGTTTTCATCGTAGATGATCGTAGACTCGATCCTGCCTGACGTTTCAGAGACTGGATTTGgattctgattggctcatttttaattaaatatatgTAATAACATGGAGGCGTCACACGATATTCACCAGACGACCATTAACTTAAATcagcaacacactcacacacacacacacagcgtggtGATGCGTTCAGGCTCTTGCTGTGTTGAGGTGTGGTCTCATCAGGCTTCGCTGAGGGCAGGTAGCCAGTGATGCTGTTGTTCACCTGAGTGTTCACACATTCCcgtcacacacacctgtcactggaacacagcacacacactcgcgctcattcactgtgtgtgtgtgtgtgtgtgtgtatttaaccTCTTCGACCCGCCTGGTGGTCATGTGACTTGAGTCCAGATGCAGTTCATCCACACTGACCCTGAAGCTGTGCAGAGACGTCAGCtgacttttactttattgaATTCTGCAAACAAAGTTCAGTCAAGATCGTAGAAACACGTTGTTGTGATTCAGAGCGCTGCAGTCAAAGGTCAAATCAGACATTTCCGTTGGTCTCGTGTTCATGTGAGGAAGGAcacggcctcctcctcatcctccacacaCGGACCTGACGCTTGGCGTTTAAGTCACGTGTCATGtatgttattatttattcagtgtCGGGTTCAG
This region of Chaetodon trifascialis isolate fChaTrf1 chromosome 16, fChaTrf1.hap1, whole genome shotgun sequence genomic DNA includes:
- the fam53c gene encoding protein FAM53C is translated as MPESSYWQLCPPSKSGLQGGLLSSSFPPGPVPLVPPDAHLQEGGDPLDGAPSQPQQHRPLAPSTSASELSLPGAPLAPPGPGPPPPPPPPPKRHCRSLSVPEDLSRCRYTWRPSASRVWTPVSRQQCHGGAGGGVTGGGAGVGGGGIGAGAAVGGACPLRAPSSSLNSSLHSSSSPTFFSLALSPDSPLPWSFPWDPSEAAAGGGACCCFFPSPSSCSSSPSPLHPPPPPQRRFSLSPVLIRDSTASTFLPPPPVPTQAPPPPPGCSAIAGAARGGPVPASPSSACSTPSSLRRSLPPQLPRCHSQPCDLLLLKPGLKRRRDPDRPCARPVLDFTKMTQTRSIDPQCLERGGRLACGGDVCMGMEAFMGDFRRSCSPAECLGRTSIGPLSESDEECREDDDDGEEEAEEREAAQQAVFERDCTELDLNLIEEN